The proteins below come from a single Plantactinospora sp. KBS50 genomic window:
- a CDS encoding phosphopantetheine-binding protein, with protein sequence MHPAVIVEMDEFPLTLGGKTDRRALPPPRQLPRTADAPYEAARTPVEALLTDLLADALALQEVGIHDDFFEIGGNSLLAMDILAHLRGALRVDLPPTELFFENPTIAQLAEMVGGSSSDADTAAGPADSASTGTSSPGTAATRS encoded by the coding sequence ATGCACCCGGCCGTGATCGTGGAGATGGACGAGTTCCCGCTGACGCTGGGCGGCAAGACCGACCGGCGGGCGCTGCCGCCGCCGCGGCAGCTGCCGCGGACCGCCGACGCGCCGTACGAGGCGGCCCGCACCCCGGTGGAGGCGCTGCTGACGGATCTCCTGGCGGACGCGCTCGCCCTGCAGGAGGTCGGGATCCACGACGACTTCTTCGAGATCGGCGGCAACTCCCTGCTGGCCATGGACATCCTGGCCCACCTCCGCGGCGCGCTCAGGGTGGACCTGCCGCCGACCGAGCTGTTCTTCGAGAACCCGACGATCGCGCAGCTCGCGGAGATGGTCGGGGGTTCCTCGTCCGATGCGGACACCGCCGCCGGCCCGGCCGACTCCGCCTCGACCGGCACCTCATCGCCCGGCACCGCCGCGACGCGCTCGTAG
- a CDS encoding thioesterase II family protein has product MYDRWPRYLGDVEICLVQPPGRQRRIREPHYGTYQRLAAELVEVLPPLLDRPFAFFGHCSGALPGVEVTRQLAAAGLPLPRRVFVSAQVAPHDGPYGRLLELDRAGLRDELGNIIANMGGQPSEAMLDLGLDLLAKDVEANKRYVVPEPVDLPCGVTVIGWSDDREIPVELMGGWRASSADCRYVVIDGGHFDFLGAPPALLAELARDLTVDVEVGQAAGG; this is encoded by the coding sequence ATGTACGACCGGTGGCCGCGCTACCTCGGCGACGTGGAGATCTGCCTGGTGCAGCCGCCCGGCCGGCAGCGCCGGATCCGGGAACCGCACTACGGGACCTACCAGCGGCTCGCCGCGGAACTGGTCGAGGTCCTGCCGCCCCTGCTGGACCGGCCGTTCGCGTTCTTCGGTCACTGCAGCGGCGCGCTGCCCGGGGTGGAGGTCACCCGCCAGTTGGCCGCCGCGGGGCTCCCGCTGCCGCGCCGGGTGTTCGTCTCGGCGCAGGTCGCCCCGCACGACGGCCCGTACGGCCGGCTGCTGGAGCTGGACCGGGCCGGGCTGCGCGACGAGTTGGGCAACATCATCGCCAACATGGGCGGGCAGCCCAGCGAGGCCATGCTCGACCTCGGACTGGACCTGTTGGCCAAGGACGTCGAGGCCAACAAGCGTTACGTCGTGCCGGAACCGGTGGACCTGCCGTGCGGCGTCACCGTGATCGGGTGGAGCGACGACCGGGAGATCCCGGTGGAGCTGATGGGCGGCTGGCGAGCCTCCTCGGCGGACTGCCGGTACGTGGTCATCGACGGCGGCCACTTCGATTTCCTCGGTGCCCCGCCCGCCCTGTTGGCCGAACTCGCCCGCGATCTGACGGTCGATGTCGAGGTTGGTCAGGCGGCGGGCGGGTAG
- a CDS encoding cupin-like domain-containing protein, producing the protein MSTVAAGRPIDVRGRLSPEEFRTQYMGRKPLVMRGALTDMPAVTRWSLDHFASLAPDLQVRLKTGSVDAGQTTTMRLADYARVVSDWEQRTATGDDASRDPAGGGPKRPPYLHDLPLLSTIPQLREDIVGFQVDLLPPFFRGRWWDFTQFFVGASGAVTPLHFDALLTHNLFLQIKGDKRFVMVDAADRDRCYLNGWRWSPIDPEDPDLERYPLFRDVEVRSCVVSSGDLLYMPPGTFHKVVSETSSMSFNIDWHDRRSAWRGLTAARQGMPATNLRYNLLFALGVIGRVPPALLLPALRSYFSYIS; encoded by the coding sequence GTGTCAACCGTTGCCGCAGGGCGGCCCATCGATGTGCGTGGCCGGCTGTCGCCGGAGGAGTTCCGCACGCAGTACATGGGCAGGAAGCCGCTGGTGATGCGGGGAGCGCTCACCGACATGCCGGCGGTCACCCGCTGGTCCCTGGACCACTTCGCCTCCCTGGCGCCGGACCTGCAGGTGCGGCTGAAGACCGGCTCGGTGGACGCCGGACAGACCACCACGATGCGGCTGGCGGACTACGCCCGCGTCGTCAGCGACTGGGAACAGCGCACGGCCACGGGTGACGACGCGTCGCGGGACCCGGCCGGCGGAGGGCCGAAACGGCCCCCGTACCTGCACGACCTGCCGCTGTTGTCGACCATCCCGCAGCTGCGCGAGGACATCGTCGGCTTCCAGGTGGACCTGCTGCCCCCCTTCTTCCGCGGCCGGTGGTGGGACTTCACCCAGTTCTTCGTCGGGGCATCCGGCGCGGTGACGCCGCTGCACTTCGACGCGCTGCTCACGCACAACCTCTTCCTGCAGATCAAGGGCGACAAGCGGTTCGTCATGGTCGACGCGGCGGACCGGGACCGTTGCTACCTCAACGGCTGGCGCTGGTCGCCGATCGATCCGGAGGATCCGGACCTGGAGCGCTACCCGCTGTTTCGGGACGTCGAGGTGCGCAGTTGCGTGGTCAGCTCCGGCGACCTGCTCTACATGCCGCCCGGGACGTTCCACAAGGTGGTGTCGGAGACATCGTCCATGTCGTTCAACATCGACTGGCACGACCGGCGCAGCGCGTGGCGTGGGCTGACCGCCGCCCGGCAGGGCATGCCGGCCACCAACCTGCGCTACAACCTCCTCTTCGCGCTCGGCGTCATCGGCCGAGTGCCACCCGCTCTGCTGCTACCCGCGCTGAGATCGTACTTTTCCTACATTTCGTGA
- the ectB gene encoding diaminobutyrate--2-oxoglutarate transaminase, translating into MSIFDQYESGVRSYSRNWPAVFDRARGSRLYTADGTSYLDFFAGAGTLNYGHNDPVLKRALIDYLERDGVTHALDMFTTARADLLRTLSERVLAPRDLDYRVAFPGPAGATAVEAALKLARKVTGRTHVGYFDDGFHGMTLGALSVNGFAANRDSAGVPLGHGVRLPYDAHPDLPAAEIPDFDRLLDRTGERAEPAAVIVETVQGEGGMTAVRAAWLRALAQACQRHGVLLIVDDIQMGCGRTGPFFSFEDAGIVPDLVCLSKAIGGYGSPLALLLIRPELDIWQPGEHNGTFRGFNHAFVTATEALRAYWSDDTLEKSTRARGERVGRALQDIAASYPEADLAVRGRGLGRGLRFGDPAQAGRVRAAAFERHLLMETSGRHDDVVKLLPPLTITDADLDEGLSILESSVRAVLGGGPR; encoded by the coding sequence ATGAGCATTTTCGATCAGTACGAATCCGGGGTACGCAGTTACAGCCGCAACTGGCCGGCCGTGTTCGACCGCGCCCGCGGCAGCCGGCTGTACACCGCGGACGGCACGTCCTACCTGGACTTCTTCGCCGGTGCCGGGACGCTCAACTACGGGCACAACGACCCGGTGCTCAAGCGGGCGCTCATCGACTACCTGGAGCGCGACGGCGTCACGCACGCGCTGGACATGTTCACCACCGCCCGCGCCGACCTGCTGCGGACCCTCAGCGAACGGGTCCTGGCACCCCGCGACCTCGACTACCGGGTCGCCTTCCCCGGCCCGGCCGGCGCCACCGCCGTGGAGGCGGCGCTGAAGCTGGCCCGCAAGGTCACCGGGCGCACCCACGTCGGCTACTTCGACGACGGCTTCCACGGCATGACGCTCGGCGCCCTGTCGGTAAACGGGTTCGCGGCCAACCGGGACAGCGCCGGCGTGCCGCTCGGCCACGGGGTGCGGCTGCCCTACGACGCGCACCCGGACCTGCCGGCGGCCGAGATCCCCGACTTCGACCGGCTGCTGGACCGCACCGGCGAGCGGGCCGAACCGGCCGCGGTCATCGTGGAGACGGTGCAGGGCGAGGGCGGCATGACCGCCGTGCGCGCCGCCTGGCTGCGGGCGCTGGCCCAGGCGTGCCAGCGGCACGGCGTGCTGCTCATCGTCGACGACATCCAGATGGGCTGCGGCCGGACCGGGCCGTTCTTCAGCTTCGAGGACGCCGGCATCGTGCCGGACCTGGTCTGCCTGTCCAAGGCGATCGGCGGCTACGGCAGCCCGCTGGCGCTGCTGCTGATCCGGCCGGAGCTGGACATCTGGCAGCCCGGCGAGCACAACGGGACCTTCCGCGGCTTCAACCACGCGTTCGTGACCGCCACCGAGGCGCTGCGTGCGTACTGGAGCGACGACACGCTGGAGAAGTCGACCCGGGCCCGCGGCGAGCGGGTCGGCCGGGCGTTGCAGGACATCGCGGCCAGCTACCCGGAGGCCGACCTCGCGGTCCGCGGTCGCGGCCTGGGCCGTGGCCTGCGGTTCGGCGACCCGGCCCAGGCCGGTCGGGTCCGCGCGGCGGCCTTCGAGCGGCACCTGCTGATGGAGACCTCCGGGCGGCACGACGACGTGGTGAAGCTGCTGCCGCCGTTGACCATCACCGACGCCGATCTCGACGAGGGTCTGTCCATCCTGGAATCTTCGGTCCGGGCGGTGCTGGGGGGCGGGCCGCGGTGA
- a CDS encoding DUF885 family protein — protein MTHRLAGNHRAGGPAAAGRGGAADAAFAVAAGGDAAGGGAAGGGEAEAGATGAVEAVTAHFFRQYPSFGRRAGLPAAAGRLPDPGPRPAAELDRLDALVGDALRTLADSADAAGPAGRAGSAGRAGSAGRGGAAAELRADLGTARHMVQAERFQISALGQSYLTPLEVLGEADLSAYPRSGAPDPDRAAALATHLAALPGFLAEAARTLPDRLPAGDRLRAVELARAQAQQIGTVTERLSPGDSADARHRRELAATAAAACREYGRAVAATRPAARLYGPERLAEFLRVVEGIRRPAPDLLDQARAEVATAQTGLDALARQLGAADRRQVVALLGEQVSTDTATTFAGIIRRVRDFWARVDLVSMDIDRPLEIDHADRLGSLATVEFQISAPLDPDRPPHRLTLPGPAAQPGAAVSPLHRQFLNDPMLEVLAVHEAYPGHYVHAEAAARGGSVIRTCFPWLSGLTEGWAHYTEELAVAYGLAQDRPLVRVAQLRSALESAARLVAFLAMHLRRSTFADAVGEAADSCGWSAERAAREVLAVTSQPMGAMYALGKITIRDWRDGLGSTAAPELKRFHDHLLRCGTAPLSIARQYWLDQTNESASSYWEVS, from the coding sequence GTGACTCACCGGCTGGCCGGCAACCACCGCGCGGGCGGCCCGGCCGCCGCCGGGCGCGGCGGTGCCGCCGACGCCGCCTTCGCGGTCGCCGCAGGTGGCGACGCCGCCGGAGGCGGCGCTGCCGGAGGCGGCGAGGCGGAGGCCGGAGCGACCGGCGCCGTCGAGGCCGTGACCGCGCACTTCTTCCGGCAGTACCCGAGCTTCGGCCGGCGCGCCGGGTTGCCCGCCGCCGCCGGCCGCCTGCCCGACCCCGGCCCGCGCCCGGCGGCCGAACTGGACCGGCTGGACGCCCTGGTCGGCGACGCGCTGCGCACCCTGGCCGACTCCGCCGACGCGGCCGGCCCCGCCGGTCGTGCCGGATCCGCCGGTCGTGCCGGCTCCGCCGGCCGGGGCGGCGCCGCCGCCGAGCTGCGCGCCGACCTGGGTACGGCGCGGCACATGGTGCAGGCCGAACGCTTCCAGATCAGCGCGCTCGGCCAGTCGTACCTCACTCCGCTGGAGGTGCTCGGCGAGGCCGACCTGTCGGCGTACCCGCGCAGTGGCGCGCCGGATCCGGACCGCGCGGCGGCGCTGGCCACCCACCTGGCCGCGCTGCCCGGGTTTCTCGCCGAGGCGGCCCGGACCCTGCCGGACCGGTTGCCGGCCGGCGACCGGTTGCGCGCCGTGGAGCTGGCGCGGGCGCAGGCGCAGCAGATCGGCACGGTGACCGAGCGGCTGTCGCCGGGGGACTCCGCCGATGCGCGGCACCGGCGCGAACTGGCCGCGACCGCGGCGGCGGCCTGCCGGGAGTACGGGCGGGCGGTGGCCGCCACCAGACCCGCGGCGCGGCTGTACGGGCCGGAGCGGCTCGCCGAGTTCCTGCGGGTGGTCGAGGGGATCCGGCGGCCCGCCCCCGACCTGCTCGACCAGGCCCGCGCCGAGGTGGCGACCGCGCAGACCGGCCTGGACGCGCTGGCCCGGCAGCTCGGCGCGGCCGACCGCCGGCAGGTGGTGGCGCTGCTGGGGGAGCAGGTCAGCACCGACACGGCGACGACCTTCGCCGGGATCATCCGGCGGGTACGGGACTTCTGGGCGCGGGTGGACCTGGTGTCGATGGACATCGACCGGCCGCTGGAGATCGACCACGCCGACCGGCTGGGCAGCCTGGCCACCGTGGAGTTCCAGATCTCGGCCCCGCTGGATCCGGACCGGCCGCCGCACCGGCTGACCCTGCCCGGACCGGCGGCACAGCCCGGTGCGGCAGTCTCGCCGCTGCACCGCCAGTTCCTCAACGACCCCATGCTGGAAGTGCTGGCGGTGCACGAGGCGTACCCGGGCCACTACGTGCACGCCGAGGCGGCGGCCCGCGGCGGCAGCGTGATCCGCACCTGCTTCCCGTGGCTGTCCGGGCTGACCGAGGGCTGGGCGCACTACACCGAGGAACTCGCCGTGGCGTACGGCCTGGCGCAGGACCGGCCGCTGGTCCGGGTCGCGCAGTTGCGCTCCGCGCTGGAGTCCGCGGCCCGGCTGGTCGCGTTCCTGGCCATGCACCTGCGGCGGAGCACCTTCGCCGACGCGGTCGGCGAGGCCGCCGACTCCTGCGGCTGGTCCGCCGAGCGGGCCGCCCGGGAGGTCCTCGCGGTCACCAGTCAACCCATGGGCGCCATGTACGCCCTCGGCAAGATCACCATTCGGGACTGGCGGGACGGTCTCGGCAGCACGGCGGCACCGGAACTGAAACGGTTCCACGACCATCTGCTGCGCTGCGGTACGGCACCGCTGTCCATCGCGCGGCAGTACTGGCTGGACCAGACGAACGAGTCCGCATCAAGCTATTGGGAGGTCTCATGA
- a CDS encoding SUMF1/EgtB/PvdO family nonheme iron enzyme, whose amino-acid sequence MDEFAIARRPVTVAEFARFVADTGYVTTAERGGESWVWHGGDDVTTPDQDHLWKPTAGATWRAPRGPGSDVSGKDDHPVTHVSYLDCLEYCRWSGTRLPTEAEWEKAARGTDGRDYPWGNTPPTPQNCNHTMQVGDTTPVGRYPDAAGVYGPQDMAGNVWEIMGNGYHRYPFDPHKTKRLETKKGTVELGVIRGGSFYNNCTPLGCLVWVRIYNPPDYSCYDMGFRLCRV is encoded by the coding sequence GTGGACGAGTTCGCGATCGCCCGGCGGCCGGTGACGGTGGCCGAGTTCGCCCGGTTCGTGGCCGACACCGGCTATGTCACCACGGCCGAGCGGGGCGGCGAGAGCTGGGTATGGCACGGCGGTGACGACGTCACCACGCCCGACCAGGACCACCTGTGGAAGCCCACCGCCGGGGCGACCTGGCGGGCTCCGCGCGGCCCCGGCTCGGACGTGAGCGGCAAGGACGACCACCCCGTCACGCACGTCAGCTACCTGGACTGCCTGGAGTACTGCCGCTGGTCCGGCACCCGGCTGCCCACCGAGGCCGAGTGGGAGAAGGCCGCCCGCGGCACCGACGGCCGGGACTACCCGTGGGGAAACACCCCGCCCACGCCGCAGAACTGCAACCACACCATGCAGGTCGGCGACACCACGCCGGTGGGCCGGTACCCGGACGCGGCCGGCGTCTACGGCCCGCAGGACATGGCCGGCAACGTCTGGGAAATCATGGGCAACGGCTACCACCGCTACCCGTTCGACCCGCACAAGACCAAGCGCCTGGAGACCAAGAAGGGCACCGTCGAACTCGGGGTGATCCGCGGCGGATCCTTCTACAACAACTGCACCCCGCTCGGCTGCCTGGTCTGGGTGCGGATCTACAACCCGCCGGACTACAGCTGCTACGACATGGGCTTCCGGCTGTGCCGGGTGTGA
- a CDS encoding pyridoxal-phosphate dependent enzyme, translated as MTDVVLWERIEAMRREMPATELRRLPHPRIELYAKMELTNPGGSTKDRAAYWILREAIRRGEITRRTTVVESSSGNFALSLSWLCARLGIQLVPVLDPNVNGATERTLRRTWDRVEKVEGPVGAGGFLLSRLDRVAEVMKEVDHGYWPDQYSNTDGLRGHYELTGAELAAALPRLDYLFVGISTGATIAGLSQRVTRDYAGVSVVAVDVAGSVILGGPPSRRYLPGIGSSIRPPLIDQATITESVIVSEREEVAGCHDLLREHGVLAGGSTGCVYAAINRYFADRQGPAPVVAFLCADGGEPYRNTIYDPAWVDAHHLGPAAGATAASTKGPSMATPVTEWTSPPQDEAEFVSWLDARCAQAPVQCSPKQDGWHVFGYAEAMEVLANPGAFSSATAVDLPEGSAFQLFREGNLSWMDPPRHRQLRGLVSRVFTPRYVAGLAPMIEACVEEYLAAVRGRPRFEYVNDFASPVVATVVARMLGIPSQGQELFRAWSGDLLSLIDPGSKSNSLKQVARRVRLMAAYLHEYLARRRRNPGDDLTSALVRAELDGERLSDDEIIGLIALLLSTGQAATLTLVNAVICLDRHPAAMARLRGDPDLLGPAVEEVMRYRNQTTRVARQSVREATVGGQTIPAGQPVTVWLAAANWDRRVFDRPEVFQLDRSPNPHLALGYGIHFCLGAALARQEIVVALRRLLAQTSHLSVDYEASRLLDPRLIFGASELTVVARWTDEA; from the coding sequence ATGACCGACGTGGTGCTCTGGGAGCGGATCGAGGCCATGCGGCGCGAGATGCCGGCCACCGAGCTGCGCCGGCTGCCCCATCCGCGGATCGAGCTGTACGCGAAGATGGAGCTGACCAATCCCGGCGGCAGCACCAAGGACCGCGCCGCGTACTGGATCCTGCGGGAGGCGATCCGGCGCGGTGAGATCACCCGGCGCACCACCGTGGTCGAGTCGTCCTCCGGCAACTTCGCCCTCTCGCTGTCCTGGCTCTGCGCCCGGCTGGGCATCCAGCTCGTTCCCGTGCTGGACCCGAACGTCAACGGCGCGACCGAACGCACCCTGCGCCGGACCTGGGACCGGGTGGAGAAGGTGGAGGGTCCCGTCGGCGCCGGCGGCTTCCTGCTGAGCCGGCTGGACCGGGTCGCCGAGGTGATGAAGGAGGTCGACCACGGGTACTGGCCGGACCAGTACTCGAACACCGACGGCCTGCGCGGGCACTACGAGCTGACCGGTGCGGAGCTGGCCGCGGCGCTGCCCCGGCTGGACTACCTTTTCGTGGGCATCAGCACCGGGGCCACCATCGCCGGGCTGTCCCAGCGGGTCACCAGGGACTACGCCGGGGTCAGCGTGGTGGCCGTGGACGTTGCCGGGTCGGTGATCCTGGGCGGCCCGCCGAGCCGGCGGTACCTGCCCGGCATCGGCTCCAGCATCCGGCCGCCGCTGATCGACCAGGCGACCATCACCGAGTCGGTGATCGTCTCCGAACGGGAGGAGGTCGCCGGCTGCCACGATCTGCTGCGCGAGCACGGCGTGCTGGCCGGCGGATCCACCGGGTGCGTGTACGCCGCGATCAACCGCTACTTCGCCGACCGGCAGGGCCCGGCGCCGGTGGTCGCCTTCCTGTGCGCCGACGGCGGCGAGCCGTACCGGAACACCATCTACGACCCGGCCTGGGTGGACGCACACCACCTCGGCCCCGCCGCCGGCGCCACGGCGGCCAGCACGAAGGGGCCGAGCATGGCCACGCCGGTAACTGAGTGGACCAGCCCGCCGCAGGACGAGGCGGAGTTCGTCTCCTGGCTGGACGCCCGGTGCGCGCAGGCGCCCGTGCAGTGCTCGCCGAAGCAGGACGGCTGGCACGTCTTCGGCTACGCCGAGGCGATGGAGGTGCTGGCCAACCCCGGCGCGTTCTCCAGCGCGACCGCCGTCGACCTGCCGGAGGGCTCGGCGTTCCAGCTGTTCCGGGAGGGCAACCTGTCCTGGATGGACCCGCCGCGGCACCGGCAGCTGCGCGGCCTGGTCAGCCGGGTCTTCACGCCCCGGTACGTCGCCGGGCTGGCGCCGATGATCGAGGCATGCGTCGAGGAGTACCTGGCCGCGGTGCGCGGCCGGCCACGGTTCGAGTACGTCAACGACTTCGCCTCGCCGGTCGTGGCGACGGTGGTGGCCCGGATGCTGGGCATCCCGTCCCAGGGCCAGGAGCTGTTCCGGGCCTGGTCGGGCGACCTGCTCTCGCTCATCGACCCGGGTTCGAAAAGCAACTCGCTCAAGCAGGTCGCCCGCCGGGTCCGGCTGATGGCCGCCTACCTGCACGAGTACCTCGCCCGCCGGCGGCGCAACCCGGGCGACGACCTGACCAGCGCGCTGGTCCGGGCCGAACTGGACGGCGAGCGGCTGAGCGACGACGAGATCATCGGGCTCATCGCGCTGCTGCTGTCCACCGGGCAGGCCGCCACGCTCACCCTGGTCAACGCCGTGATCTGCCTGGACCGGCACCCGGCCGCGATGGCCCGGCTGCGCGGCGACCCCGACCTGCTCGGCCCGGCGGTCGAGGAGGTCATGCGGTACCGCAACCAGACCACCCGGGTGGCCCGGCAGAGCGTCCGCGAGGCCACCGTCGGCGGGCAGACGATCCCGGCCGGCCAGCCGGTGACCGTGTGGCTGGCCGCCGCCAACTGGGACCGGCGGGTCTTCGACCGGCCCGAGGTCTTCCAACTGGACCGCTCGCCGAACCCGCACCTGGCCCTGGGCTACGGGATCCACTTCTGCCTGGGGGCCGCGCTGGCCCGGCAGGAGATCGTGGTGGCGCTGCGCCGGCTGCTGGCACAGACCTCACATCTGTCGGTGGACTACGAGGCCAGCCGGCTGCTGGACCCGCGGCTGATCTTCGGCGCCAGCGAGCTGACGGTCGTGGCACGGTGGACGGACGAGGCGTGA